Within the Gloeobacter kilaueensis JS1 genome, the region AGGTAGGCATCGATCTCATCTATGCAGCGCTGCTGGCGCGGTTGGGGAGCTGTCCGTTGCTCGAATTCGTCGCTGAAGCGCTCGCCTGCACTGCGAAAGCGCGATCCAAGATACAGCGCCAGCGCGTCGAGCAGCCGCCAGCGCAAATAGACTCTCCAGCGCTCCACAGGCACGGTCTTAAGCAATCGATCGATCGCAGGGAGCAGGGCGGGCTGCTCCACCCGAAAGGCCGCCAGCCTCCCGAGCCCCCGCACCTGGAAGTACCGTCGCCAGTCGAAGCGGGGAGCGGATCTTGTCAGTTGTGCCGGGGTCATCTGCCGCGCCCGGCCACCGGAAACACCCGCCAGCTGCGCTTCGATCGCCAGCACTGTCCTGGCATCGGCGGCGGCAGTAGCCGCCGGCGCGCCGGCCAGCCTCAAAAGTTCTGAGGCGTAGCCCGCCAGAATGCGCCGCCGATCGGTGGTGGGATCGTCCAGGATCACGTTTGCCGGAGCGAGGAGCGCCCCCACTGCTCCCGTACTCTGCTCGTCGTCCGCCGTCAGACTAAAAAGCACGTCGATGCCGTAGCTGTGCAGGCGGGTGATCACCTCCTGCAACTCGGCGCGGGTGTGAATGGCGGCGATGCGGGCCAGTTCAGGAACAATCGGCGTCAGGCCGGCGGCTTCGATCTGCTGGGTAGCGAGACAACTGGCGTAATAATCCCCCAGCTTCTGGCGGTTGCTGCCGGGCTGTCCCCGGTGGGCCGCCGCCCCTTGCAGCAACTGCCGCAGGCGCTGTTCGTTCTGCCTGTCCAGCTCATCGAAGCGATCCCAGCTCTCATAACCGGCGGGAATCGGGTGGGTCTGCCGCCACTGGCGGTTGACAAAGCGATCGAAGTCGCGGCAGGGGGCGCAGTCACCCACTGCCTGCCTGAGCTTGCGGGGAACTGCAGCTACTGGCGCTGCAGCCAGAAGCGCAACAGCAAGAACGACAGGCAACCCGCCCCCCCTCAAGGATCGGTTGGGTTGGTGCGCAGATAAAATTCTTCGACCTGGGCCAAAAAATTGGCGGCCTCGATCGGATCGTCCTTGCGGTACTGGGCGGCGAAGCACAGGCGGCAACCTTCGCGGACAAGCTGGCCCTTAGCGGTGAAGACCGGCCAGAATCCCCGCGTCGGCTGGGTGCAGACCGGGCAGGGATGAACGGGCAGCGCCTTCTGGGGCAGGTACCTCATCCTCCAAGGCTACCCCCTGGCCTGTGAGTCTACAACGCAAAGGCTGCGTCTCCGAGCCGGACGTAGATGTCGCGCTGGTCGTCGGCAAAACTGCGGCGGCCATGCATGGCACGGGTGTTGTTGATCATCGCGATGTCGCCGCTCTTCCAGGGCACATCGATCGTGATTCGGCCCGCAACGGCGACCAGGTCGGCGAGCACCGCGTCGGGGATCGGCGAATCGTCCTCCAGGCGCACCAGGCTCGCCTTCGAGCCCGCCCGCTCCTGGCCCACCACCGGCAGGATGTTGTTGATAAAGGCGTCGTGCTCGCCATAGGGTGTCTTGACGACGGCGGAGGTGACGTACTCGGTGATCACCTGGCGCTCGGTCCCGACTTTGAAGGTCATCTGGTTTGCAGCACAGACCCTGGCCACCTCTTCGAGGTCGTCGCTCTGGTAGATGCCCTGCCAGGTGCCGTCGGGATAGGTGCGAATGTACTTGATGCGCTGCTCGCTAAAAAGTTGCCGCGAAGCGGAACTCAGTTCGCGCCAGAAGCGCACGCCGTCGGCGACCGTCGTCTCGCCGTCTTTGAGCGCCGGGGTGGCGCAGTAGAACCAGAGGACGCTCGGGTGCTCTTTTAGATAGTACATTTCGCCGTGCAACGGAACGGCAAAGCGCAACTTGCCCCCGGTCACCGACATCAAGGTCTTGTTGCCGCCAATGGACTCGCGGCTGTAGGCACCGCCGACGTAGGCGCGAAAGTCGGTGCAGTAGCGGGCGGTGAACGCTAAAAAAGCCTCGGTGTCAGGCGCAAAGCCGGTGATGTAGACGTAGCCGGTCCGGCGAAAAGCGTCGATCACCGTATCGCGGTCGAGGTCGAGGGGGCTGGCAGCAGCGGTCCCCTGGAGGGTCGTACCGAACGTGTCTGTGGGAGTCTGGGTTGTCATGTCGTTATGCCTACACAGCTTTTGAACTCGATAAACGGGCGGATCTTCAAGATGGGCCGGGCACCAGCCAGACTTCGAGGGCGACCGGCGGGGCCGGTGCATCGGAAGCTGAATCCGACGACAGCTGGCCCTGGGGGTTGAAGACCAGTACCAGCCCCTCCGGCGTCGAGAGGGCCGATACCAGTTCGCCCGCAGGCTGGATGCCCCACTGGTCTAGAGGCAGGCGGGTCCACTCCTCGCCGTCGCCCGTGGCAAAGAGGACGAAGGTATCTTTGATCTGCAGCCCGGCCACCAGCTGTCCCCGGTGCAGCAAAAAGCACTGCAGCACAGCGGTGGGCGCGTCGAAGCCCCGGCCCAGGGCAGCGAGGGGCACCTTCAGGCCGGTGGGCGAAAAGCGCGGTTTGCCGACGAGCAGATCCCAGCTTTGATCCGGGTAGATCCGGAAGATCTCGGGGGCGAGCACCTGGTGGCTGCGCAAGGCTGGATCGGCGCTGCCCGCGACGACGTAGAGGCAGCCATTCAACTCCGCCAGGGCTGCCACCTGCTGATTTTCAGTAAAGATATAGGCACCGCTTGTGAGCACCGCCCGGCAGTCCTGGCCGTCGGGGGTGCCCAGCCGCAAAAGTTGAAAGCCGCGATCGAGGTTGCGGGTGCCGAGGTAGAGCCCCTGCTCGAAGGAAGCAGCCTGGCTTGCGAGGATGTTGCCCTGGTCTTTGAAATTGGGTAGACGCAGCGCTTCCCAATGAGCGGCGGTGGGCGAAGGCGCTTTTAAGAGCGGCGGCGGATCTTTGCCGAGCCCGGTCGAGAGCGCCAGCCAGCTTTCGGCGAACGGCAAGATCTGATGAAAAGTAAAGGCACCGACCGCCGGGTTGCCCTCGAAGTGGGTCTGCCAGGTGCCGCCGTTTTCGCTGGTGAGCACGGTGCCGCCAAAGGGCGAGGAGAGGCTTGCCAGCAGAAGACCGCCGGGGAGCGCCAGGAGCGAGCAGAAGACGCTGCGGCCAGACCAGATCGCCTGTTCGCTCGCCAGACTCA harbors:
- a CDS encoding M13 family metallopeptidase, with the translated sequence MPVVLAVALLAAAPVAAVPRKLRQAVGDCAPCRDFDRFVNRQWRQTHPIPAGYESWDRFDELDRQNEQRLRQLLQGAAAHRGQPGSNRQKLGDYYASCLATQQIEAAGLTPIVPELARIAAIHTRAELQEVITRLHSYGIDVLFSLTADDEQSTGAVGALLAPANVILDDPTTDRRRILAGYASELLRLAGAPAATAAADARTVLAIEAQLAGVSGGRARQMTPAQLTRSAPRFDWRRYFQVRGLGRLAAFRVEQPALLPAIDRLLKTVPVERWRVYLRWRLLDALALYLGSRFRSAGERFSDEFEQRTAPQPRQQRCIDEIDAYLGDALGEAFVDAYFDRRALAQIKTIAANLKAATDEAIARQSWLSKTTRQRAHDRLVSLQIQVGRPDRWRDYSSLIIDRRDYSLNVLRAWQLVTQSGLERIGRLPDRNEWDLSLAEVNSSYDPITNTIALPAGLLQPPIFDPLADAATNYGALGSIIGHEITHAVSPLDQLDNPYEHWWPAADGQRFTRRAHCLRQQLTAAGVDGRRALAETVADFEGMRMAHAALQRTGNRQEQRFYVSYARLWAASEPPGSSTSYAPARWRVNLPLANFPGFARTFRCREGAAMARPPAQRCWIW
- a CDS encoding TauD/TfdA family dioxygenase, whose protein sequence is MTTQTPTDTFGTTLQGTAAASPLDLDRDTVIDAFRRTGYVYITGFAPDTEAFLAFTARYCTDFRAYVGGAYSRESIGGNKTLMSVTGGKLRFAVPLHGEMYYLKEHPSVLWFYCATPALKDGETTVADGVRFWRELSSASRQLFSEQRIKYIRTYPDGTWQGIYQSDDLEEVARVCAANQMTFKVGTERQVITEYVTSAVVKTPYGEHDAFINNILPVVGQERAGSKASLVRLEDDSPIPDAVLADLVAVAGRITIDVPWKSGDIAMINNTRAMHGRRSFADDQRDIYVRLGDAAFAL